A region of the Candidatus Bathyarchaeota archaeon genome:
CCTAGGAGATGGGGGTCACCTCTGGCCTCAGGCCAGAATCTCACCCTGCCGTTTATATTCTTGGCTCGTTTTCTTGGCGAGAACGCCCGGGAACCACGTTTAGGTGATCGTACTCTAGGCACAAATACTCAACTCATTTTTTTTGCTAGTTGTTAAGAAACAACGCAACAGAGATTTAAATGATTCGTATAGAGTTAAAAAAGGGAATAAGCCAGTTTACATTCGTCTACTTCGGAATTTAGTCTCTTTTCAAGGGAATTTGAGTTTTTATTTCTTTTTAATCAAGGAAATGAAGGGAATATAAAGAGACATTAAAAATAATTTTAAAAACCGTTAAATATACTATTAATATTCGATTTATTTTAGGTAAAATTATTTTGCTAGTAGAGACATTTGTTTAAAGCTTGATCTTTTGATCACCATGTTGGAGTTTAGCATTATGGAGAACAACGTTCATTGAAACATATTGCATCTATCTTTAACAAAATTAGCTTTTTCATTGATCCGTTGTACATTTCCTTTCAACCCTTGATTAAGTACTTTGAATTAACTGCATGAAATATATATAATATTTGAACTATCAGGAAGATTGAGTTAGGAGATCAAACGCTGACGCGCCGGGGTTCAGTCATCATTTCCCGTATTTAGGTATTTGCTGGAGTATAAACAGAGATCTTCTAGGAGACAAATATAACATCGAGGATTTCTGGATTTACAGATCTCCCGGCCAAAACGTATGAGGAAAACATGGATGTCCTGGCGTCTATCTAAGGCAGTGGCGGCTTCAAGGGTTAGCCTGACTTTGTCGTATGTAGCATTTAGGGGGACAACCCCAAGGCGCTGAGAGATTCTGAAAATGTGCCTATCGACAGGTACTATATTGCTTCCCGTAGCAAACATGAGGGTAACATCAGCGGTCTTAGGCCCTACACCTGGGAGACTCATGAGATCTTTTCTTGCCTGGGAAAAAGGTTTCTTCATTACTTGGTCCAGTGAACCTTGGAAGCGCTCAAGAATCTCCTTTGATACATTTTTGAGGACCTTGCTCCGCTGGTTGTACATCCCGGCTGGACGGATAGCTTCAATGATGTCTTCAAGGGGTGCGGTTGCAAGACTATCTGGAGTTATTCCGATCATCTCCTCAAGGCGGGTCTGCGCAGTGGAACGGTTCCTACCGTTGGTGTTCTGGCTCAAAATAGTACCAACGAGGGATCTAAAGGGATCGTTAGATGTGTGGCGCCAGGTACGTTTGTAAAAGTTCAGGAGTCGGGCGACAACCTCTTCAGCTCTACTGGACAATACTATATTCATCCTTGGCCTCGGGGGCTTGAGCAAGCCGGATGAGCTGAGCTTTAAGGGTCATAAGAAGTTCATTAAGGTTAGTCCTTTCCTTGGCAGAGACAGTGGTCCAAGGGAGACCCTTACGCTCAAGGTTAAGCTCTTTACCTAGGTTGACGGCAGCGGGATTTAGATCAATTTTATTGAACACAATAAGGATCTTCTCCCGAGGTATGTCCATCTCACTGAG
Encoded here:
- the nth gene encoding endonuclease III; protein product: MSSRAEEVVARLLNFYKRTWRHTSNDPFRSLVGTILSQNTNGRNRSTAQTRLEEMIGITPDSLATAPLEDIIEAIRPAGMYNQRSKVLKNVSKEILERFQGSLDQVMKKPFSQARKDLMSLPGVGPKTADVTLMFATGSNIVPVDRHIFRISQRLGVVPLNATYDKVRLTLEAATALDRRQDIHVFLIRFGREICKSRNPRCYICLLEDLCLYSSKYLNTGNDD